CCTTATCTGGATCTTATAACTACCCCCTGGTACATTTATCCTCTCACAATAATGCAAGATGTTTTTTCAAGATCGGCTGGCTAAGTATTTCCTGATAACAGTAGCCAATTGCTCAGGTAAATGCAGCTAGTCATCAGAATAAGAATCAAGCACATTTTACTGTAAAGAGATGATAGCACTATAAGGTTCTTAGCGTTTTAGAGTACTTGAATCATGCCTTAACTGTCTGTACGGATCCAATTAAGCTAGACGTTAATAACAGTTGCCTCTGTATGAGTGAAACAAGGCATGTTATAAACAGTTGTTAGATATAACTATAAATTAGATAAAACAGCACCGGGAATAATGAAGAGTCTTTTAACTCGAATGAAGTAATTATAATACTTTTACTGCTTATGTTTTTCTTTAGCACGCAGCTTTATTAGTATTGAAATATTTCCTCACTAAGCAAAAACATAAATGCATTAATTGTCTCAATACGTTTCCGCTAGTACAGGCTCTAAGGCTAGTTCTCTATCTAATAATGCATGATACAGGTTTTGAAGTCTATGCATGCTCTTTACTTCTTTCAAGAGTGGCCGGCGCATAAAATCCACCACATTAAATTCACGATCCAGTTCCATTTCCATACCAGTTCCGGTAGCCGTTTTCGCTTTCTGCCACAGCTTAAAATAGTTGTCAAACGAAAATCCACTTTCCTCTAATATGTTGACGGTTAGCGGCAACGCCTGCAAGTACTTGCTGTCACAACCAATATTTTGCAGATGCGCTCCTACATAATAGCCAACTGAGGGAAATTGTTTTTTATCTTCTATGCTGCTGACCATGACAATCTTTCTTACTATAGTATTAACTAATACATAATTGCCTATGCGTAATTCACTAAATGGTATCATATAATTTGCTTTAAAATTGTAACCAGGTATTCGCAACCGGGTTATAAATGCTTTTGAAGAATAATAATCAGTGAAGTGCAGCTATAAGGATTAGAACAAAGCAGAATAATGTAAAATAATTATAAGGTGCAAACCTGTTAACTGTAAGATACGCTTAATAATTGGCATTCACTTTATTATTATAAATAAAGCAAGCACGCATCCAATATTGGCGTAACTTACAGATACGCTTTTCTCTTTTCATTGATTAGCTCGGCTATTTGCATCTCTCATCCTAAATATCCTAGATAAAAATATGACGCGATTTAAAACATGGAAAAGTAGTGTACTACTGATTGCTCCGCTTGAGTTGTTATTATTGGCCGTAGTGATTAGCTTATTTATAACTGCCTTTATCACAGCAGCCAAGTTTACAAAAGGCCCTTTAAGTATTACGGCATTAAAAGAATATCTTTTTGGTCTGCGGTCTTTGCTGGAAAGCCGTACCGATCTGGATGCGGATACAGAGCGAAGCACTTTGGAAAAGCTATTCAACCAAGTAAAAGCCAATTGTGCAGGCACCGTAATCACTAAAAATGAGGAGTTAAAAGAGGTTTTACAAAGCACTTGCCAAAATATTCAATTAACAATGGAAAGCAAGAAAACCGGACAAAGAAATGCCTGGCAACAATTAAAAGACACAGCATTTGGCTTTCATGAACAATACTTCTCCAATGCAATAGCTTAGCAGCACCCATATAAAGAACTAATCTTTATCTACAAGTATAACCACTACCCTTAGTCTATTTCGTATTCTCTTAAGTAAAGCGGAACGCTACAAAGCACTCTAAGAAGTAAGGAAATAGTCAAAAATTGTATTTATAGCCAGTTTAACACTCTTCAATCAGGCTGTTCTATTCTTTAACGTTTTATCGAGATAAGCATTAGGATTATGCTCCAAAGCTCCTTTGGGCAGCCCCCATGCAACTAAACAGAAAGATATTCAACAATTTCTTCCGTACATCTCGTTTTATATGAAACGAGAGAGGTAACCTACGATCTATCGCAGGTTTTCTACAATAACTCTTTGAATATCAATAATACGATATAGCAGAGTCATAAGCAATAAATACAGAAAATGTAACGTCCGCGATCTCCTGAGCGCCGATTTCCACTAAAAAACAAGCAACTTAATCTCCGATCTATCGCATGTATTTCTTTCTGAACCATAGAAGCTCAACATCAAGCATCACAGGTACAAATTGGGATAAAAAAAGTCAGAAAAGACCAAATTTGGTCAAAGTCTGACGCAATGTATTAATTTATAAGTTGTTGCAAACTATGAGATAGTTTGATTCAGTTAGATTTATTTAAATGGAATTACTTTCCAATACAGAAAGTAATCATGCTTTTAGCCAATAAAACTGCTAAATCCTACAAATCCTATGAATCTGAATTCAATAATTACATCTCTAAGTTTTTATAGACTAGATTCTCTAATTAAGGGATAAAGACTATTATTTGATGGTTTACGCACCTTAAAAACGCCTGGAATAATAGACAAGATTACACTTGTTAACTACTGTGCTATTTACGCTGATGTACAAGGAGTTAGCCAGAAATCTCCATAAAAAAAATATCGTCAAATTTTACATTAACCGTTGCCTCCTCCTAAAAGTCTGTGGAACTTTAGCTTGGCAAACTATACAAACAACAATGAAAGAAAACCAGAAGAGAAATCGCCTCAAAAAACTTAGCGGAGAAGAAAGCTTACAGAAAATAAAAGGAAATTGTACAGTATCTAAGAACAGCATTAGTTATAAGCCAATCATTTCTAATCTGCCAACAATTAGTTCAATTGAAAATACTCATGGTTTAATCCGAAAGCTGTGGGACAAAGAAAACCTTTCCACTCAAGAACAGTTTGTCGCTTATTTTTTTAATTCTAACTCTCATCTATTGGAGATCGGATAATTTCAGTAGGAAGAATGAGAGATTGTTTAGTAGATATGAAGCTTTTGTGCAGTGTGGCTTTGCAACTCTTATGTTCATCTGTAGTAATTGCGCACAATCACCCTTCTGGCAATATTAAGCCAACTAAGTATAATGAAATAATTTCAATTAAGATCAGCCAAGCTTTAAGGCTAATTAATGTAGAACTTTTGGACCACTTTATACTTGTAGAAGATGGTTATATATCGTTTGCAGATGCTGGACTACTATAATATATACTAATTGATCATTTTTGGATTAATAGTGCTTAATGAATTCCTGAAATGCACATTGTTTCTTAACCTAGCCCACTGTTTATCTAACTGACTATGAACTTCAATATCCTTGAATTGGTCTTTATTACTTTTATCAAAAGCATCTTTCCACTTTTCAAACCGCTGTAAATTGACAGGATCATCTATTGCCTGAAATAATACATTTCCTCCATTACGTTCAAATATGATTGTCTTTTTACTGACATCCATTTTAACATTTGTCGCTTCTAGTAGTGTAGCAAACGGTAAACTATCGTCTTTCCCACTATCAGTTTCAAGCTTAAAAATCGTTTTGTAAAAGAAATGATATGTAGATGGTGTATTTACATTATCAATGAATAAAACCTCTGCGGAATAAATTATGTATTTTATTTCTCCAAAAATTACAAAGCCTCCATTGCCAACTATCTCTTTTAAACTAGCATTAATTTCTTTCCTCTTTTGAACTCTTGCATTTCTCAACTCCCGATCTTCATATAAATCATTAATCATTCCTACACAATGGTCAAATATGTTCATTATACCAAAGCCTCCTCCGAAATGCTTCTCTGGATGTGAAAAGTTATTACGCATACTTCTCAGTGCATCCAACAGGCCTTTTCTATCAAATTCAAAGAATCCATTGTCATTAAACCAATACATCAATGATTGTAAGTTATGATGTCTTCTTGTTTCACCGATCTCTTTATACTTGACTTTTAAAGCCATTTCAAAGGTTGTCAATGCCTTTGCCATTGCAGGATCCAAAAAGTCATACTCATAATATGCATGTATTAAAAGCTTGCGAATAATTGCAAAGCTTTTCTGCACTTCATCTGGAACTTCATCTTTTAACGTGAGCATTGGAACTACTTTCGTACAATAAGTAGCAAATGTTTCTGCGCCTACTATACAATTCCAAAATTCTTCCTTCTTCAAATCCATTATTAACTTATCAATTTGGTCTCAAATGTTATTTAGATACAAAGCTTATCAAATAGTATTTTGTTTCTCTCTTGTGCATCTTTTAATAATTTATTAAAAGTGATCAATTCTAAATATGCATTTAATTCTTTCTTAAAGCAGAAATAACCTAATCCATCTGGTGTTTTGGTAAAATCATGCCTCCTTAACAACACCTCTAATTTGGATGTATCATCACTAACTATATAGGCATAGAATGGAAGATTCGCAGGAACTTTGATTGGTCTTCCTTCGTATGTAACAACATTTCCATCCTTTATTAATTCTATATATTCCAATACTTGATCAATAGGATTCTTTTCAGGATCGTCTGGTTTATAGTCATTTCGCATTGGCCGTTTAAACTCCACAATAGTTATTGACCCAATATTTAAATGATTATCTGCAAATGCAATGGCCTTATTAAAAATCAGCAGATCTGCCCTTTTTGTTGAATCTAGTTCGTCCAAAACATCGTTAGAACTTAAGGGTTTATCTGAGGACAAGTATAAATGATAATTAAATCTATCATCTATTAGCCATAAATTCTGATCGTCATAATTTATATCATCAGAAGTTGTACGCATAGGAAAAAACAGCTTGTGAATTGCGTTTTCCCATTCATACTTCTTTTCATCTTTCTTTTTCAATAAATTACCCAAGTGGTCAATAATAGCTTTACGCTGTACAATATAATTAGCAAGGTCACTTTTTGCAATATCATTTTCTTTTTCAATGTACTTATTATAGCGTGCTATATAGTCTTCTACGTTCTCTATGTTTGAGCCTGTTAAAATATTATTGGATAATACTTTAAGCTTAATAACTTCATTAGCCTTTATTTTGTACAATTCTATATTTAGCTTTTCTTCCGATAAGTCAGGCTCGAGCCGTTTCAGTTTATCCAAGCAATGTTTAAGTAGGAACCTAAACTCAGGAGCTTTATTTTTTATATGTTCTTCTATCTTTTTGATTTTCCTTTCTCGATTCTCTGATAAAACATCAGAAAAAAGTTCT
This genomic interval from Flavisolibacter tropicus contains the following:
- a CDS encoding JAB domain-containing protein gives rise to the protein MRDCLVDMKLLCSVALQLLCSSVVIAHNHPSGNIKPTKYNEIISIKISQALRLINVELLDHFILVEDGYISFADAGLL